Part of the Kushneria marisflavi genome, TGGGCTTGCGACCCAGACGATCAACAAAACCGATGGCAATAAAGGTCGCCAGTACGTTGACCAGACCGGTCGCCACCGTGCTCCAGAGCTGAGCGGCAGTACCTTCAAAGCCTGACATCTGGAAGATCTGGGGCGCGAAATACATGATCGCGTTCATGCCGGTGAACTGCTGCACCAGTTGCAGGCAGATGCCCAGCATCACGGAGCGGCGGAAATTGGGGTTTTCCTTGAACATCTGGAAGCCGCGACTTTTCTGTTCGGCGTTGATGCTCTCCTCGATTTCGCCCATCTCATAGTCGATTTCGGTCTTGCTGCTGCGCAGCTTGTTAAGCACCGCGCGCGCTTCATCAAAGCGATCACGTGAGGCCAGCCAGCGCGGGCTATTGGGAACCATGAGCACGCCGATGAACAGCATGGCGGCCGGAACCATCAGCACACCAAACATCCAGCGCCAGCTTTCAATGTAGCTGAAGGCCAGATTGGACATGAAGGCGGCCAGAATACCGATGGTGACCATCAGCTGATAAAAGGAAATGGTGGTGCCGCGGATTCTTTCCGGGGCCACTTCGGAGAGATACAGCGGCGCTGTAAAGGAGGCCACGCCCACGGCCAGCCCCAGCAGGATACGGGCAATAACCAGAACGTTCGGACCGGTGGACATCACAGCGACAAGTGCGCCGACAAAAAAGAGAAGCGAGCTGTAAAGGAGTGCCTTCTTGCGCCCGAAACGCTGCGAGATGGCACCTGCCCCCATGGCCCCCAGGGCGGCACCGACCATCATGGAGCTGACGATCCAGCCTTCCATCAGGGTGGAAACGTGGAACTCGTTGACGATAAAGGGCAGTGCCCCCGAAATGACACCGATGTCCATACCGAACAACAGGCCGGCCAGTGCGGCCAGACCGCAGCTTAACCATACCATGGGGACAATGTCGGCATTTCTGACGGCGTCCGGTTTTGCCTGCTGGTTTTGTGCAGCGCTTGAGCTGCTGCCCGAGTGACCTACCATATCATTTTCCTTGTACTTCAAGGGTGAAGGAGTTGCTTAATCGTGTCAGCACCAGGTTAGCAGTATCGCTTCAAAGGCGCTGCGCCATTGCGGGCATTCGCGCTCATCTCCAGCGGGTGGGTTTGGTCCAAATGGACTGCTGTGAACACACCCACGAAATGCTCATTGATCAACAACGGTTAGCCCATGAATCATGCGCACCATAATAAAGTTGTTAAGCTGGGGTAAGGCCAGTCATTATTGCCATTTGTTAGACCAAAGACTTATGACCAGGGCCTGAGAAGATGGCTTTCACAATCAGGGTGTTCTGAAAATCTCATCCCCAATGTAAAAGAGTGCTGATATCATTGGATCTTCATGCAGCCTCGATGCCGCCGAACTATCCTGTCCCTGTCAAACGACGCATGATCAGGGTTGTGCGCAGCCATGTCCGTGTATCAACGGTTTGCCAGCCATGTCAGATGTATCGGTTCGACAGTATCCATGCCCGCAAGGGAAGATGATGGGGCTGCTATCGGCTGCCCTGATGGAAGTGAAGCAATGTGTTGCGAGGATAATGTCCTGATGTCTAACGTTGTCGGAAATCTACCAAACCGGGAAGGGAGCACGGCATGAGTGTGAGCGACGACAACAGTACTGCTGTCGATCTGGCGCTTTTTGGCGCGCTGGGCGATCTGGCCCTGCGCAAGCTATATGTCGCGCTTTACCATCTGGATCGCGAAGAGCTGATGGCGCCAGAGACCCGAATTCTGGGGCTTGCCCGGCAGGAATACGATAACGATGCCTTCCGCGCACGCGTCCGCGATGCGCTGGAAACCCGGGTGCGCGCCGATGAGCGGACCGAGGAGAGCATGAATCGGTTCCTGGCGCGTCTCGATTATATCGAAATCGATTTTGCCTCCCCTGATAGTTACAACCAGATTGCCCAGTGGCATGGCAATAGCACGCGGCCGCTGACCATCTATCTGTCAGTGCCGGCTCGGCTGTACGGCGATATCTGCGCCAATCTGTCCAGCGCCGGCTGTCTTGATGATGAATCTCGTGTGGTGGTTGAAAAGCCGATCGGCTATTCACTGCAGACCTCCGAAGAAATCAACGACGCCATTGGTGCCGTCTTTGATGAAAGCCGCATCTATCGCATCGACCATTATCTGGGCAAGGAAACGGTCCAGAATCTTCTGGCCCTGCGCTTTGCCAACCCGCTGTTTGGCAGCCAGTGGAATCAGAGCCATATTTCGCACGTCGAGATTACCGTGGCAGAAACGGTCGGGATCGAGGGTCGCTGGGGTTATTTTGACCAGGCCGGTCAGCTGCGCGACATGGTGCAGAACCATCTGATGCAGCTTTTGTGCATGATCGCCATGGATCCGCCCTCCAACCTGGATGCCGACAGCATTCGCGACGAAAAGGTCAAGGTGCTCAAGGCGCTTCGTCCGTTCGAGGGCGCACGTCTTGATACCGATGTGGTCAGGGGCCAATACATTGCCGGTACCATCAACGGCAAGTCAGTGCCGGGCTATCTTGAGGAAGAGGGCGCCAACGTTGATTCGCGTACCGAAACCTTCGTTGCCTTCAAGACCGAGATCCAGAACTGGCGCTGGGCAGGGGTGCCCTTCTATCTGCG contains:
- a CDS encoding sugar porter family MFS transporter translates to MVGHSGSSSSAAQNQQAKPDAVRNADIVPMVWLSCGLAALAGLLFGMDIGVISGALPFIVNEFHVSTLMEGWIVSSMMVGAALGAMGAGAISQRFGRKKALLYSSLLFFVGALVAVMSTGPNVLVIARILLGLAVGVASFTAPLYLSEVAPERIRGTTISFYQLMVTIGILAAFMSNLAFSYIESWRWMFGVLMVPAAMLFIGVLMVPNSPRWLASRDRFDEARAVLNKLRSSKTEIDYEMGEIEESINAEQKSRGFQMFKENPNFRRSVMLGICLQLVQQFTGMNAIMYFAPQIFQMSGFEGTAAQLWSTVATGLVNVLATFIAIGFVDRLGRKPILYAGFAVMAASMAVLASILVIGPTTTFLQYTGMASLLIFVAGFAMSAGPLIWTLCAEIQPLNGRDFGLSCSTVANWVGNFAIGQFFPVMIAAIGGAMTFGILSVLNVVFIIFTLLLIPETKGISLEKIEKNLMSGKPLKDIGS
- the zwf gene encoding glucose-6-phosphate dehydrogenase, yielding MSVSDDNSTAVDLALFGALGDLALRKLYVALYHLDREELMAPETRILGLARQEYDNDAFRARVRDALETRVRADERTEESMNRFLARLDYIEIDFASPDSYNQIAQWHGNSTRPLTIYLSVPARLYGDICANLSSAGCLDDESRVVVEKPIGYSLQTSEEINDAIGAVFDESRIYRIDHYLGKETVQNLLALRFANPLFGSQWNQSHISHVEITVAETVGIEGRWGYFDQAGQLRDMVQNHLMQLLCMIAMDPPSNLDADSIRDEKVKVLKALRPFEGARLDTDVVRGQYIAGTINGKSVPGYLEEEGANVDSRTETFVAFKTEIQNWRWAGVPFYLRTGKRMPEKLSQIVIHFRPQSHYIFDNDQRNMAANKLIIRLQPDEGIALQVLTKDSGLDKGMRLRTGPLHLDFHQAFPSARIPDAYERLLLEVMKGQQYLFVRRDEIEHSWRWIDRLIQGWEARDIVPKRYPAGSWGPVSSIGMITQDGRSWYEDY